The genomic interval TTTAGAACGTGGATTAAACggataaaattaataatttaattaaacttatatcattttttttctagttaATCGATTTTGCGGGTGGATCCATATAtctttttctaaataatttatttaaagtgttaacatatttaattttctattgtaaattattgggctttgtttctttgtccaactttccttttctattttagttaggtcttaatatttctcttatatatacaccatgtattttactctttaatatacaagtgaataaaagtttattttatatttagttttctcTACAAGTAGGGTTtatcaaaacctttttttttcattacgattacgtacAATTACGTAcactacattaaagcatcacatcaggcaaggaatattcatcatcttcatttactgtaatatggtatcagagccatttcgagcctatcctagcgagtgtttgagTTGGgtctatcgtgccacccgctatcgggccgctatcggaccacccataatatatagtcccatgcacgagttggcagtctcggcgtgaggaggtatgttggagatcccacatcgactagagattagagcctttcattgtatataagtgggtgcaaacctcaccccattgagccggttttatggggttgagttaggcttaaagtcccttctctctgatttttatttccttctttgctattcttggtttttttttttttgttttttttttctttctttaaatcCTTGTAGGCGATGGCTAATGCAAATCCCACACCGGCTTCCTCTTCAAATGGAAACCCTACACTGATGCCCCTTTTGGAACAGCCGATGAACAATTTCCTATACTTACACCCAAGCGAGAATCCCGCAGCCTCGTTGGTGTCGCCTGTTCTTGATTCAACAAACTACCATTCGTGGAGTCGGTCCTTCATCACTGCTCTTAGTGCCAAGAACAAAGTGGAGTTCATACTTGGCTCACACCCGTGCCCACAAAGGGATGATCCCACTTTTTCGTCTTGGACACGCTGTAACAACATGGTTGTCTTTTGGTTAGTACACTCGGTTTCAATCCCTATTAGGCAAAGCATTGTTTGGATGGACATAGCCTTTGACATCTGGaatgatttaaaatttagatattCACAAGGGGATTTATCTCGCATTTCTGATTTGCAATTTGAAGTTATTTCTTTAAACCAGGGGGATATGTCTGTCACAGAGTATTTTACAAAATTGCGTATTATTTGGGACGAATTAGAGAATTTTAGACCTAATCCTGTGTGCACATGCCTAGTAAAATGTTCTTGTTCGGTCATTTCTATTATAAATCAAAGAAAATGTGAGGATCGTGCTATGCAATTTTTAAGAGGATTAAATGATCAGTATAAAAATATCTGTTCTCATGTTTTGCTCATGGATCCCATTCCTGCCATATCCAAAAAAATTTCCTTGGTTCTTCAACAAGAGAGACAATTATCCACTGTTGTTCCTGcccctagtcttcatagtcttaacAGTAGTCGCACTactacatgcaatttttgtggtaaatacgGTCATACTGAAGCTGTTTGTTTTCGaaaagtgggttttccttctggtgatgttaaaacctcaaagttttcttctaCTCGAAAAAAttgcactttttgtaatcgtcttggccacactgtcgacacctgttataaaaagcatgggtttCCTCCTGGCTACAAATCCATCAATAGGACATCCCAAGCCAACAATATGTTTACTACTAACTCTTCTTCTGAGTCTTTTTctaaagaacaggatgtaaaggggattcaacttacatcacaacagtgtCAATTCCTgaccaacattttgcgtcagcaaaaccttgaggatcctgcccctcacgctcaaattaatcaagtcggaACCTTCTCGACGGACAAAATCACCAATACCGAGCAATCTTCAACGGGTAAGTTTTTCTCTTCACTATGtgctataaaagaatcttggcttgttgattctggtgccactgatcatgtttgcCACAATTTGAGCGCTTTTACTACTTGGACTAAAATCAAACCGGTCTTAATTAGTCTCCCAAATGGtcaaactgtttatgccacatattttGGTTTAGTACACTTTTCGGCcaagttttatttgtctgatgtgttatatgtgcctcattttcaattaaacttaatatttgtttctaaactcacacaccaacttaaatgcactttaactttcactttaACTCACTTCATTATACAGGACAATCTCacccaagagaggattggtacagttgaAGCCACTGGTGGCTTGTACCctgtcactaccttgcctgcttctagtcgCTCTAAACCACATAACTTTGCTCCtcttattaattgtaatatcacggACAAAACACTGTGGCACTATAGACTGGGgcacccttcacatgaaagattacatgtcttacgTAAACAATACCCTTTTATTACtattgatactcatcatgtatgtgacacttgtagtcgtgcaaaacagagaaaacttcctttcactttaagtacTACTGctacctctgctatttttgatcttgtttgtacactttgatatttggggaccctGTTCCATAacttctatgcaaggttttttCGTTATTTCTTAACTATTGTTGATCATTACTCGtgttatacttgggttattttGTTGCATAATAAATCTGAAGTGCGTTcgcacatcattaacttcactgtttttgttcaaaatcatttccaaactaatatcaaaacgattcgtactgacaatggtgttgagtttgctatgtccagtttttatgcttcaaagggaattatacatcaaacatcttgtgttgaaacaccacaacaaaatggcattgtggaacgtaaacatcaacacatactaaatgtaaccagGGCCTTACTTTTTCAAacaaatcttcctcctattttttgggaatttgctgtaaatcatgttgttttcttaataaattctattcctactccattacttaataacatcactcctcatgaacaattgtttggaaaaccatatgacatttcttttttaaaagtgtttggttaCCTATGTTATGCTAGTAtcattactgcacataggaagaaattagatgatagatctatcaaaggtatttttcttggtttcccgcaaaatacaaaaggttatattgtcttaaatttaaagtttcatcgCATAGAGAtgtcaagacatgtaatctttcatgaaacccattttccatataaattggatgGTGGCTTGCCTACGGACCccaacactttatctctccctatttctaacgcatataattctgctcttgattttttttctgatactgcacctcctgcCGAGCcgtgtgcctctactcctgcatCTCTTGCCGAGCcgtgtgcctctactcctgcatCTCTTGTCGAGCcgtgtgcctctactcctgcacccaatactgCCCCTCCACCAGCCTTATTATCCTTTGATATTCCAGAAATAATGTctctgctcctgcatccaacacTGCACCTCCACCAGCATCATCACCTCCTGCACCTCCAGGAAGCacctcaccccaatttccaagaagatcaactcatcctcaccgacaacctgcctatcttgctGATTTCCACACAacaaccaacactgtaagtagtagatatcctattcataattacttgtcttacaattccttatcttctaattttagaaatattatttcctctatcaattctcatcctgaacctcgCACCTATACCGAAgctccaaacatgcttcttggcaatctgccatgcaagttgagcttcaagctcttgctgctaacaatacttggcaacttacccctctccctccaggaaagaaaactattggttgtaaatgggtatataaaatcaaatatcattctgatggcactgttgagcgccacaaagctagagttgttgccaaagggttcacccaagttgaaggacttgatttcttagacacttttgcacctgttgctaaactcactatCGTTCGCCTTCTCCTTGCTGTTGCCAAAAATTGggttttaaaacaacttgatgtcaataatgcctttcttcacggtgatctccatgaagaggtatacatgaccccccccacctggcctctctcttccttctccccagcatgtctgcaagcttcaacggtctttgtatggtCTTCGTCAAGCTGGTCGTCAATGGTACGCaaaactttctacttttcttttatcaaataagtACTCTATCTCTGTTGCTGaccactctctttttcttaaatataataatgataaactcactgttattcttgtttatgttgatgacttggtcttaactggtgatgacacggaggaaatcaatacaattactgcatcccttcaccatcacttcaagataaaaaatttaggtaatctcacttattttttgggactggaaattgttcgcaacagtactggtcttcatttaagtcaacgcaagtatactcttgatctccttcaagaaactgacatgcttgactctgcacctgtggccactcctatgactcacacctcccgtctctctcccgaccaaggctcacctctcgatgcTGATGCCACTTCCCAGTACAGAAGACTCATTGGACatctaatttacttaaccaacacgcaaccagacatcgccttcgctgtccacaatttaagtcaattcatatctgcacccacaactcatcatcagcaagctgtctcccgtcttttgcgttacctcaaAGGCACCCCTGGTGAacgactatatttttctcacactagttcacttcacctttgtggttttagtgactctgactgggcaacatgcCCTACCACAAgcaaatctgtcactggatattccatctacttaggagactccctaatatcatggaaatcaaaaaaGCAGCCAACTATAGAGCacttgccaccaccacatgtgagctacaatggttgtcttacctcttttaggatttacatcttcctctctcccagcctgcaaccctgtattgtgacaacaaatctgcccttcaaatagcttccaatcaagtttttcatgaacgaaccaagcacatcgaaattgattgtcacctagttcgtgaaaaacttaactggtcTCCTCAAAGTGCTGCCCATTACCTTtgcaatgcaagttgctgacatattcaccaaaccccttgcttccgcacagttctctactctcaaatccaagctgggtttgacaaatatctactccccagcttgaggggatgttaacatatttaattttctattgtaaattattgggctttgtttctttggcccaactttccttttctattttaattaggtcttaatctttctcttatatatacaccatgtattttactctttaatata from Phaseolus vulgaris cultivar G19833 chromosome 1, P. vulgaris v2.0, whole genome shotgun sequence carries:
- the LOC137816206 gene encoding uncharacterized protein, which produces MANANPTPASSSNGNPTLMPLLEQPMNNFLYLHPSENPAASLVSPVLDSTNYHSWSRSFITALSAKNKVEFILGSHPCPQRDDPTFSSWTRCNNMVVFWLVHSVSIPIRQSIVWMDIAFDIWNDLKFRYSQGDLSRISDLQFEVISLNQGDMSVTEYFTKLRIIWDELENFRPNPVCTCLVKCSCSVISIINQRKCEDRAMQFLRGLNDQYKNICSHVLLMDPIPAISKKISLVLQQERQLSTVVPAPSLHSLNSSRTTTCNFCGKYGHTEAVCFRKVGFPSGDVKTSKFSSTRKNCTFCNRLGHTVDTCYKKHGFPPGYKSINRTSQANNMFTTNSSSESFSKEQDVKGIQLTSQQCQFLTNILRQQNLEDPAPHAQINQVGTFSTDKITNTEQSSTGQSHPREDWYS